The following proteins come from a genomic window of Lolium rigidum isolate FL_2022 chromosome 5, APGP_CSIRO_Lrig_0.1, whole genome shotgun sequence:
- the LOC124658025 gene encoding mediator of RNA polymerase II transcription subunit 7a-like has translation MAMTSSSAYPPPPPFYRLYKDFEQDPSSAPEPPLPIDGAYQLFGATYTTDVVLPSLEDQGVRQLYPKGPDIDFKKELRTLNRELQLHILELADILVERPSQYARRVEDISLIFKNLHHLLNSLRPHQARATLIHLLENQIQRRKQAIEDIKQRREEAQRLLGESLVIIDGSQQGLQCEGL, from the exons ATGGCAATGACTTCATCATCGGCATACCCTCCGCCCCCTCCGTTTTACCGGCTATACAAGGATTTTGAGCAGGACCCCTCGTCTGCACCGGAACCCCCATTGCCGATCGATGGAGCATATCAACTCTTCGGCGCTACCTACACA ACAGATGTGGTGCTCCCAAGTCTGGAGGATCAAGGTGTTCGGCAGCTCTATCCAAAGGGCCCAGATATCG ACTTCAAGAAGGAACTAAGGACACTCAACAGAGAGCTCCAACTCCATATCCTGGAGCTAGCAGATATTCTAGTGGAGAGGCCATCTCAGTATGCTCGCAGGGTCGAAGatatttcgctcattttcaagaaCCTGCACCACCTTCTTAATTCCCTACGACCACACCAG GCAAGAGCGACATTGATTCACCTTCTTGAGAACCAGATACAGCGTCGTAAGCAAGCAATTGAAGATATAAAACA GAGAAGAGAGGAGGCACAGAGGCTACTTGGGGAATCACTGGTTATTATAGATGGAAGCCAGCAGGGACTCCAATGTGAAGGCCTCTGA